atttgctattattattattattattattgttacagtaaagtgttatttttatattcaacttCTGGTCTCCTGTATACACTTTATATGTTCCTCCTCACTCTAGATATGTTCCTCCCTTTGGGTCTAGAACTGGTTTAGTGTGAATAATTTACATTGGAAGTACAAGTGCTACatattgtgtgtgcgtgtgatcaATTCATTACCAGTTCCTTAGAAATTTTGGAACTAATGCTGTATTGCTGCACAAATCACCTCTtatgttttttacaatgttactgaaGGTCGTGGAACGTACAATGAACAATGTCTACATCAGGGTGAGTTTAGGTAAACTGCAAGTACtatttgttcataaaacaaatacaatggaaaagtgtacctttagaataaaaaaaaaaaaatcccatataaACAGTCACCCAACTGGATCCCATTAAAATCCAATAGGAATGATCCTACAGGATATTTATGTCTTGTCCTACAAGACTATTCCTATCAGAATCCTGTAGGAACGGTTCCAAAATGTTCTGCTttcaagtttcattttgattttatcaTCAAAACTTTTAGCGATCCATGAAATTAACTTGGATGAGGCATAGGTTGGTTTAGATATCTGATGGGATTGTGTGCCAAACGTGGGCTTTATTGTTGATCTATCTTTTTTTAATGCTAATTTATCGCTAGCATGGTTGCTGCTCTTTACATGGAAATGATGCAATCTGTCTAGGGGATCAGCTCTCTAGGGGGCACCATCTCATAACTACATACATTCTTAATGTTTCTGTGGAACCagtcaaacgttttttttttttttcagtattttttcaatatttattttgagagAACCCcatatgtttgtttatatatatatatatatatatatatgaatatatatgtgtgtgtatgtgtgtgtgtatatatgtgtgtatatatatatatatatatatatatatatatatatatatatatatatatatatatatatatatatatatatatatatatatatatatatattagtatgtatatgtatatatgtatgtgtgtgtgtatatatatatatgtgtgtgtgtaaatttttgtgtgtgtgtgtatatatatatatatatatatgtgtatttgtgtatatatatatgtgtatatatatatatatatattgtatgtatatgtatatatgtatatatatatatgtgtgtgtgtgtgtatatatatatatatatgtatgtgtgtgtgtgtgtgtgtgtgtgtgtaaatttttgtgtgtgtatgtgtatatatatatatatatatatatatatataaatcaatttaaactattaataaacatgtttttcttttcctttgttTGCAGTTACCAAAATGGAGTCCCCCCTGACAGAATTTGCCACATTGCTGCCCAATCGATCCACGGAGAGCTGCCCACCTGTGGACAGTACAGTGGAGAACACGATTTTTGGATTGTACTACATTATAATTTTCCTTCTGGCACTGAACGGCAATAGCCTTGCCCTGTGGATCTTCGCCCGCCAGAGAAGCAACTCTTCTCCAGCCAATGTCTTCCTGCTTCATCTTGCTGTGGCTGACCTGTTTTACATCTTCGTTTTACCCCTCAGAGCCACTTATCATTTAACTGGGGGACATTGGCCGTTTGGTGAAATTCCCTGCCGTCTTGCAGGCTTCTTCTTTTACGTCAACATGTATGCCAGTTTGTACTTCCTAGCCTGTGTTGCAGGTGATAGATACCTTGCTGTGGTACATGCTGTACGTTCCCTCAAGGTCAGGCGCCCTCGTTACGCTCACATTGCCAGTTTTGCCCTATGGGCTTTGGTGATAGTGTCTATGGCGCCCCTACTGGTCACCAAGCAGACTGCAGAATTCAACGGCTCTACCATATGCTTGCAACTGTACAGAGAAAAGGCCTCACGGCATGCTCTCGTCTCTCTCGCTGTAGCCTTCATGCCACCTTTCATTGCCACGCTTTCTTGCTACCTGTTGATAGTGAACAGTCTGCGGAAAGGTTCAAGGCTGGAGCCAGCACTCAAACTCCGAGCTCTCCGCACCATTGGTCTGGTCATGCTCATCTACATAGTGTGCTTTCTGCCCTATCATTTAAGCCGTGCAACCTTCATCCTAGGTTACGGACACCCAGACTTATCCTGTCAAATTAAACGAGGACTAGCCCTGGCTAACCGACTTACATCCTCTCTAACCTGCCTGAATGGGGCTTTGGATCCCCTGGTCTACCTGTTTGCTGCGGAGAAGTTCAGGGAAAGCGTTCGCAGGCTTTTTTGCAGAGATCAGTCAGGGGGGTCCGGCGCAACAAGCGGGGACCTGAAAGGTACACATGAGAGTTCTCTGACCGCAAAGTCTGAGTTCTTATGAAAATCTTAAAAATGGCATGGACATTTTTCATTGGATTTAGTGATTTGGCCTATCCACTTCTTCAGTGTACGGTCAATTAAAGATAGGGAACTCTAAACAGCCTTATGTCAAAAAACCAAGTCTGTGTTTTGGGGATGTTAAAGCAATTGTATGTAAATTTAAAGATCAGTTACAACATCACTCTGTTACACTGACTTCTAATAAGGCTAATGGCTTTTGCTTTCACCcaattactaattactaattgTAATTACTACAGCGATATGTTTGTGATGAATGATTTTGAGGATAAGAATTTTCATGTATTAATCGCTTTTCATAATCGCTCTTTGATGTCCCCCTGGTGGCTGGCTGCAGTACAGGTCATAAACCCCGCCCTCTCCATGTAGACGAATGGAACTTgggtcaaattaaaaaataaaaatgtacacttcCAATACAAAAAGATGGTTTTAGTAATTTAAGGTAGTTATCGCGCTGAAACGTTCAATTGTAAATTTTTGTGATAAGTTTGATTTTAGCTAGTaatttgatgctataaaaatggGGCATTGTTATGGTAGATTGGGTCTGCAGGAGTTTGGGCAGGAGTTTGATACCGAGACTCGACgacactactgcgcagactctggctccaaattaCAACATTTACTCAAGATGGCCGTACTTGGATGCTTTGGCTCCACTTTTCTATAATGGAAGGAAGTAGAAACACGTCGTTCCATCTTTTTTAACAGTCTATGGCCGTGAGTATGTAAgcaagggttgccaggttttcatatCAAAATCCAACCAATTGCtacccaaaactagcccaatcgcgttccaGAGGGGAAATAAACCCAAGTTTTCGCATTCCATATTTAGTGGTTATCATTCCATAGTTATCAGACTATCaataatatcatgttattggggtcACTTCAACCAGCTCTTGTACATTACGTATGCACGAGTGCGAGCATTAGCAAATAAGTTTGCTGGCTGCAGTTCACTTAACAGCCACCGATTCTCTCTCATCGATAATAAAACAAAGGTTTCTGAATTGTACATATTGCTTATTTAATTGCAAATGGCTCAAAATACACAAAActacatacagttgctttaaagCTAAAGACTGTAGGCTATAAGTGACTGTTAAATATCAGTCAGTTGCCAGAACACATTGGACAGGGACTAAATACTCCATTAAGGCTCAAGAAGACATAAATTGTGCCTAAGACTGTGTCCtgccttttaaaatgtatattgtgttttttttattagcatattacCTGTTTGCTAATGACGTGCTTTGACTGTACATTTTGTAAGAACTTCGTTTCCTAATGAAATCAGTGTAAAACTAAAGATTTTCATACTCTGTGTAAAAACTACGTATATAATCATGTTTAATGGTGGGATTTTCTGGTTATTGCACTCTCAAGCTGTGGTAAGAATGTGTGAAGGTTAACAAACCATTGAGGAGTCAATATGAAtactactttaattttttttaattccttgatggctttttgataatatttgttattaagacTATTTAGATACATGTGCACTTAACACTATATAGTcacttaatattattaattatacctTTTATTGTACAAGTACAGATTTTTTGGTGACATAGCACTGGTTTAGTTTTCGCTTCTTGTAATCAAGCTGTATCattactaatattattttaactggtatacatgtattttattaagtgtttatatgtatatacatatatatatatattttttctgtatttctcaaGTAAAATCCATCAATGATTCAGCtgagaataaatgtttttaaccctaaaaggtttttatttatttattttcaaataaagtttGGAAATGCTAGTCATCAGATGCATTTTGGTGTTTGCAATTACAATATACCCCCTATTCTCACTACTACCAACGTGACAAAGCACTTTATCACATCTCATACAGCTTCCATTAATCTTCATATAACACTTGACATTTGAGTATCATCTCATGTGACATCTGTGAAGAAAATCTTGTGAAAAAGTACGTTATCTTCAGAATGCATCACACACGTTCTGTCCCACCACACTGTGGCCATCAACACCGAGCTCTTATAGACCATAACCGCTTTCTTTATGGCTGTGCGCATGAGAGAAAGACGTAAGATGGAAACCACCAGGCTGAAGCGACTGTGGCACTATTCAGGTTCTCTATCACATCATGTGACTCGAACTGTGAGGTGTCAGCagattattctctctctctgtctctctctctctctctctctctctctctgtctgtctgactctctcTGTCTTTGCTTCTCTTTCCTCATATTTGTGCAAGGCTTCCTGTCCATTAATGTAACCGGGCATCTTCATCGGGGGGAGGGGGAGAGACTGTAATGTGTGCATAGTGCATATTACTCTGGATTACTCAAGAGTACTTGACATTACAATcacaaaagtaaacaaaacattaacagaTGAAACATCTGATTTGAGTTCGGTATGATTACAAAACATTTCATTTGaactacttctttttttttttcttctttcaaaacAAGCGTAACAAAGTTTAATACCTTGCAGTATAATCTCAAAATGAaacaagacaaactttaagcacTTACTTTCAGTGTTTTCTTTCAAAACAAGATTAGCAGAAAGTGtacactgctcttttccatacaatgtgaAAGCGGATGATAACCAGGGGTTGTCAATCTCCAAAAATGACCAAATGCACCAGAAAAGTGGGCTGTATGAAACCGGGTCTCCTGAGGCTATGATATGCAATAGCTTTGCAAGAGCAAAAACCCAAAATTTACGATTCTTTTCACTGATAATATTTTCCCTTATGCAGTTCTCAAACCTCATTCATGTTTACTGTATATTGAAACATGGCACATCGATCACAGGTTTAAGTCTATGCCATGGATATTTTCTTTATGTGTCTCACATTTTGCGTGAAAAAGAGCTGCGTGAACGTCTtgcttatttctttatttgtattttttgactataaatgatgatagaattttcattttggaggcAATTGTTCCTTTAAATATCTGTACAAGGTcagaaaaaggggggggggggggcaagctTGATTCTGGGGACAGCTAAGGTACAAACAATAGCTTTATTCCTTATCCACCCTTAAAAGGTGCAAATTAGTACTTTAGAGTAGTAATACAGTATGTTCCCTTAATGGACCACTATTaattaaggcctgttcacaccaagcatgataattataaagataatgatatagttctaaaaagtgttcttaatattaaataatagcagagtccacaccacagctataaaggcacagagaaacaatattgttgggatcactttcagaacaattatattttttccaGCCGATGAATGAGAAAAACACTGACACCCAATCAGAATCATTCCCACTATCATGACCTTGAGAATTTTAAGTTGTTGGCAAGTGCATGCTtggaataaacagacaatattttCCGCTGGTGTGGACGATGTtctagttatctttatagttatcattcttggtttGAAATGAGCCTTTTGAAAGGTTCAGGGTATACTGCCAAAATGACAAGCTGTTTTCTGAGAGAGTATTACTGTTTTCAGTGTACAGCTGCAATAAAAGGGAACTTGCTCCATCACGTCATGTTTAAAGAACTTTCATATTCTTGTACCTTCAATGTACATCTAATATACACCCAAATGCTGACGCATAGCTGAAGAAGAAGTGTGCTACACAAGTCACTTTCCTTTCAGGATCAGCGGTTTGGACAAAAAGATAAATTCATAATCTAGCTCTCAACAGAGCCTTTCACACTGTACATCTACATTTCTCTGCATATAGTTGACATTTGCATTGGTTGTCCTCTTCATACTTTTGGTTAGCTGGGTTAATTATTGAtgttgtatgaaaaaatgcactGAACACTCCTACAATACCACATATACACCTTTTTCATCTCTTTTGTGGTAAAAAATAAGAGGTTTTGGGGCCGTGTGAAAAAGCCTGCTGTTCGGCCTCCTCTCTAGCTCACTCTCTCTGAGTTTTTAATGTGCACAGAATGAGGAAGTTCTCTCTCTTGTGTTTGTGGCAGCTTCCTTTTTGCAGCTTTCGCCCTTCTAACAGGAAGAGCGAGAAGCAGCGAGCCTAGAGCCAGACAGAGCAGGAGCGGCTATCAGTTCTAACAACGCCATGAAACAAAACATGAGACTCTAAAGGTGGCCTCATGTGGATCTGCTCTTGAAAACTTGCCGGGGCCAAAATAACCTGGGTTACTTCAGACCGAGGAAGGGAGAAGTCTTTGGAAAGGATGTTTTCTCAACAGCCATGGTACCATGGCAATATCACTCGGTCTACAGCAGAGGACCTCCTCTCCAAAGCAGGCAAGGATGGGAGCTTCCTCCTGCGGGACAGCGAATCCATACAGGGAGCTTATGCCCTCTGTGTTCTGTGAGTATTGTTGCTGTTCATCTCAGGTGGAGGGGCACATATGCTGTCGCTAATATTATAGATTCAAGTTTTACATCTTTAAATGTGTTCTAGTAGGTATGCCGTTTAAATTTGCAGTGTGTTTTGGACGATTTGCATGAGATGACAATTGAGACAGTCATAAATGCATCGTATAAACATGCTCGGTTTTGCACCATTGGCCATGCAACCTTATTTGgatcatatatataaaaagcttttGAAATCACATATTTTACAAAAGGCTTCCTCCTTCCTACTTTGTGTGCATATCGTCAAGTTAATTACCAGGTAAAATGTTCTTTCATATAAACTCTTTCCAGAAAACTTTAAACGTGCAAGCCTTGCATTTCAGGTTCGGGTGAAGTgtgatttgcaaatgtttttttaaatcatgcagTGAAAAAAGTTGGCGTTTAAGTCCAATGTGATTCCTtgtatattgaaatattaacaaaCAGTGTTGACTGAGACTGAAGGAAGTTGTCAAGGGGTTTCCCATAATTGTTGCTTCTTTGCAAAATGGCTCTTTTCAATGTTTATGTTCAATTTGTGATTATGtatataagtgtgtgtatatatatatatatatatatatatatatatatatatatatatatacagacacaaaTTAATGTTCATTAATCATTCTTTTGCAGATACCAAAACTGTGTGTATACATACAGAATATTACCAAATGAGGACAAAAAACTATCAGTCCAGGTAAGAAATTCTCCATTTAGTACCTGGTCGAAGTAATTGACCTCTGGAATTTCCTGCAGTTGCTCTGCTTTCATACTCGCACAGACAGGTGTTTCATGTGCGCCGGAGGACTATTCTGAGTTGTGCACTGAGGCACTTCTGCTTGTGACGTCAAGTATTCGAAAGTTGCCCGAATGGTGCGTTTAGTTGTTTTAGTGAATATAAAGCTTTCATAGTCTGCCTGAAAACGTATTTGGACACTTTTGGAAGCATAACAAAACAGTTTAAATTGTGTAATTTCATTTATTAGCTACAAAATATCATATCATAAGATCTCATAAGAGATTTTATCAAATCTAACTTCACTTTTAATCCATTGTTCCACTCAATTTCACAAGTAAACCACCGGTGTGATTCATTACGTCTATGTTCTAATGAATTCTGACAACTCAAAAATGAACGACTGTgaatatattgtttattaaattataaggATATTGATTAGTTATTTGGAAGCTTCCTAAGTGAAATGtgctgcttttttgtttttgaaatcgCTATTTATCTTTATctacaatttacatttatacttttttttcttatttgactTAAgtgttcagtatttatttatttctttggtcaacctatttattattagtgtattttaattatttgaatttatCTACAACACCATTCATTTCCTGGTTGCACTAAAatagtgaaaaaataataatgaaataaaaccacGAGACAAATATAATCAACCCTCTGCTAATTATGTGCTGTTGTCATAGTCTGCTGGTCACCTGACAAAACACTGTCCATATTTGTGCCTAGTTGCATAGAACATCTGGCATCCTACAAGCCATTTACTATCTTGTGCTTGGTAATGAATGTGTGACCTTGTGACAGTTAGCTCTTCAGCTGCTGAAGACTCCCCGAGACCGTTGTGTAGGCGTCTTGTCTGTCAGGCTAGTATCTATTATGTCCACTGCATTAAAGCAAGCATTGGTGACAGTGCAGCTGCAAAACCAATGGTGGTTTTATTCGAACTGTTAAACATGTgacaaatgaaataatgaaagcaaaatgGGTGACCTTTGGGTGACTATAATTTGCATTGTTCTCTCTCAGCGTTACATTTCGAAGTAACCTGCACTCAAGGGACAGGGCTAAACCAAATCTGTAGGGTTGTACAATGCCCTTCAATGTCTTTCTACCACGGTTCTTCCTCTTTCTAGCCTGCGTTGCAGCAAGCCTCAGTTTTAAATTATCCATCAGCGTGGGTGTTAAGCAAGCCACAGGGTTCCTCTTACACTCTGCCTTGAATGGAAAGCTTTATATTGTGTCATATTATCGAATTAAATTTGATCAATTCGATTTAAATACACCATTTGTGCTGACCTTTAAACCATAGTACGAGAATGTGGGAGGTTTTTATGCTAAGTCTGCGCTTGTCGCCTGTTGTCAGTCGGACATCTTGTGATTGGCCATGCTAAGATGGATgacatgtttaaattattttgtgtgcaATGCTAAAAACGCTGCCATTTTCCCTAACATTTCTTCCCAGCCAAATGTATGAAGAGGGactataagttttattttatgtcagggacattttgtttttttaataagaaagctttctattgatgtatggtttgttaggatatgaaaatatttggccaagatgctaatatttgaaaatcgggaatctgagggtgcaaaaaaattaataaaaaataaaataaaatattgaaggtATATATttgcagtaggaaatttacaaaatatcttcaaggaacatgatctttacttaatgtcctaatgtTTTTTGTcatgaaataaaaaactaaaattttgacccatactattTATTGTtggatattgctacaaatataaataaGAGATTTAAGACTGGTTGTGTGGCCCAGGGTCATAAATATGTCCTGAATTTTGATACTGTGTGATTTTCCACATCAAATACCAATTATTAGATCACTGTTTTTGGTAGTTGTTGTTACTTTGCATTAGTTTGTATATACTGTAATTGGGTCAAAACATTTGCTGAGCATTAAGACGTACTATAAGTCAAATTAGGTGTTTAAGAGATTATATTCCAAAGTCCTTTGAAAACAGTGGCTTATGAAACCTACTCAGCTCCAACCGAGCACCTTTTGTAAGAGAAAccatgcaaaatgcagaaatgcaaTGTACTGCTATTTGTTTTTGACAATGGAGGAGAGGTAGAAAGTCACTGGAAGTATTACTGGGGTTGTTGTGCATGTTTAAGCGATTGAGGATTTTGTAAAAGGCCATGAATCTCGTACATCTTGTACAGTCTTCAGAATAGCAGATCTTTCTTGTTCATCTTGTTGCAGGCTTCAGAGGGAGTGCCAATTCGGTTCTTCTCTCTGCTGCCAGACCTAGTGGAGGCATATTATAAGGAGAACATGGGTCTGGTCACACACCTTCAGTATGCTGTGCAGAAAGAGGAGGAGCCAGAGGAAGAGCCAGGTAAGTCAATCACAATAAGCTTTCACCATAGGTTCATGTCCGTGTTTTgaattttccattattttttttattataaatgatttaattttatttttcttagaaattattattacagACAATATTATTAGCATAACAATTTGAGTGAAAAGTTTGATGAaagaattaaatcatttttttaattttttttatttatcagaatTAGTTTTTGACCCCATTCTACATTTGGTTACTATTTCCCAGTAAATGTAAGCTTTGAATTGAAATGGTCATTCAAGGACAATATTTGGTCAAATCTCCATTTCCACAGAGCCATTTAGTTTGCCGCCTCAGTTGCCACCCAGGAATATCACATGTAATGAATGTAAAGACGGCCATAGTGACTCGTCCAGAGGAACCGATAGGGGAACAGAGCTTGCCCGCCCTTCCATCTCAGACACCTATGTCCAGCGTTTGCAGCAAATCGACATATCAAAGTAAAATGAGATTGATCTTTATTCAGTACAATCCCTTGTTAAACACACTATGATTGAATGACTGTCAATTTAGAGTCACTGTAGTGAGTACCGTACTTTTGTTGTGGCGTGCTAATGATTTTGATGTCTATATCCAGTTTACCAGAGGACCATCAGAAGTCCATCCAGGAATATTTCCGCTCATCTCTTTGTCTAGATGCAGAGCAGGTGCATAATGGCAACCCGACTCTTCCCCACTTTAAAAAGCTCACACAAAGTATCTGCAAAAACCTAAACAGGTAcaaaaaaccctgaaaaatatACAGTGCGAATCCTGGATAGCTTCATGAATTTTATCCAATGTGCATTTAATTGATTTTCCTACTTTTCTGTAGTGAAATTGCCCGCACACTTCCGAGTCTTGAGGTACTGCAGAAAGTTTTGGATCAACCGTTGTCTCCTGGAGTGGGGAGGTTAAGGAGTCAGGTCAGTAAGAATGAATCAAACCAGGACATTTCATTCCGGATTTCAAATGTCCAACCTCCCGAGGTGACAGTAGATGCTTGTAAGTCTCTGtgtaaaaatattaagaatttacggaacaaaaaaaataaaataactggatgtaagaaaatacaatttatttgatataaaacaaGTACATCTGTGATTTAATGAACaactttgtgtatgtgtgtgtgtgtgtgtgtgtgcgtgtgtgtgtgtgcgtgtgagtgagtgagtgagtgagtgagtgaaaacTCTCCTTGGTAGTGGGATAGCTTGTAACGACAATTTGCAATTGACCTTTTACAGATTTATACAGTTTAGGGGTAAATGGTAGATTTCAAAATATGTTCTGTGCGTAGctgataaatatttgaatattacatCCAGGTTTGAGTAATAAACCCCTAACACACTGCCATTTCCCCTGCATACAATAAGTAAAGAAATAatgcaatgagaaaaaaaaaaaaacaatcatatttaGTTTGTTATATtgagtattattatttttcccctcctaaaatatgtttgttttactTCTTTTTCAGCTTTCTGGAGATTCAACTCAGTCTGTGGCTTTCAAACTGGAACAACTGACTAAGCTTATATATTCAATAGAAGACAAGGTGTCGTTGTTCTTTGTTTATGGATCACAACATGACAATCTAATATATAG
This genomic window from Carassius gibelio isolate Cgi1373 ecotype wild population from Czech Republic chromosome A6, carGib1.2-hapl.c, whole genome shotgun sequence contains:
- the LOC128015563 gene encoding uracil nucleotide/cysteinyl leukotriene receptor-like, whose amino-acid sequence is MESPLTEFATLLPNRSTESCPPVDSTVENTIFGLYYIIIFLLALNGNSLALWIFARQRSNSSPANVFLLHLAVADLFYIFVLPLRATYHLTGGHWPFGEIPCRLAGFFFYVNMYASLYFLACVAGDRYLAVVHAVRSLKVRRPRYAHIASFALWALVIVSMAPLLVTKQTAEFNGSTICLQLYREKASRHALVSLAVAFMPPFIATLSCYLLIVNSLRKGSRLEPALKLRALRTIGLVMLIYIVCFLPYHLSRATFILGYGHPDLSCQIKRGLALANRLTSSLTCLNGALDPLVYLFAAEKFRESVRRLFCRDQSGGSGATSGDLKGTHESSLTAKSEFL